A single region of the Paraburkholderia megapolitana genome encodes:
- a CDS encoding glutathione S-transferase family protein encodes MKLYYWPKTRAFRALWMLEEIGARYELVHVNIRAGEQGTADYRDVNPMTKLPALDDHGVRVAESGAVLLYLADRFPAANLGATLDDPLRGRFLQWLFFTPGCLEPAMAEKITGASGNTFSFGWGDFDRVRHAVDGALEEGEWLLGERFTAADLLLAGTLQIAFAAKLLEPKGRIGDFVERAVSRDGHARAVAVEQRELAALKVTR; translated from the coding sequence ATGAAACTCTATTACTGGCCGAAGACCCGCGCGTTTCGCGCACTCTGGATGCTCGAAGAGATCGGTGCACGCTACGAATTGGTCCACGTGAACATCCGCGCCGGCGAGCAGGGCACCGCCGACTACCGCGACGTTAACCCGATGACGAAGCTGCCCGCACTCGACGACCATGGCGTGCGCGTCGCTGAATCAGGTGCGGTGCTGTTGTACCTTGCCGACCGCTTTCCTGCCGCCAATCTTGGCGCGACGCTCGACGATCCGTTGCGCGGTCGTTTCCTGCAGTGGCTGTTCTTTACGCCGGGCTGTCTCGAGCCGGCGATGGCTGAGAAGATTACCGGCGCTTCCGGCAATACGTTCAGCTTCGGTTGGGGTGATTTCGATCGGGTGAGGCACGCGGTCGACGGTGCGCTCGAAGAGGGCGAATGGCTGCTCGGCGAACGCTTCACCGCTGCCGATCTGTTGCTTGCCGGGACGTTGCAGATTGCGTTTGCTGCGAAGCTGCTGGAACCGAAAGGGCGGATCGGCGATTTTGTCGAGCGGGCGGTGTCGCGCGATGGTCATGCGCGGGCGGTGGCGGTTGAGCAGCGGGAACTGGCGGCGTTGAAAGTTACGCGGTGA
- a CDS encoding sensor domain-containing phosphodiesterase translates to MTIAQQERTAVGPHGFELSVTSGFERYSVHHGELTLTSVFQPIFSLSHMRAVGYEGLLRAHDALDRPVSPLDVFGQAARLGEVLQVDRLAQALHLENFKVLGAEREWLFLNVHPGALTDPYHSAALLANLRRLDISPRRIVLEVLEQRAEDIERLADAVRQFRERGFLIALDDFGAGHSNVERIWQLNPDIVKLDRVMLSHAAHRADMAAILPGLVALLHEAGKLVLIEGVETEHEAQMALACNADFVQGFFFGRPNPGVADSVQAAQCIGELTDRHRIQTEARERQNAARLAPYVRAFERAAERLSAGEALDEVCWNFLALDHAARCFLLDANGRQSGSNVVLRADRAAHETRFLPLADAQGANWLRRPYFRAAIAAPERVHVTRPYLSINEAMPCVTLSVVTRIGGETCVLCGDIDWLDEERI, encoded by the coding sequence ATGACGATTGCGCAACAGGAAAGGACGGCCGTTGGGCCGCACGGCTTCGAGCTTTCGGTGACCTCGGGGTTCGAACGCTACTCGGTGCACCACGGCGAGCTCACGCTGACCAGCGTATTTCAACCGATCTTCAGTCTGTCGCATATGCGGGCAGTCGGTTATGAAGGATTGCTGCGCGCGCACGATGCACTCGATCGCCCCGTGTCGCCGCTCGATGTGTTCGGCCAGGCCGCGCGTCTTGGCGAAGTGCTGCAGGTGGACCGGCTCGCCCAGGCGCTGCACCTCGAAAACTTCAAGGTGCTCGGTGCCGAGCGCGAGTGGCTGTTTCTCAACGTGCATCCCGGTGCGCTCACGGATCCCTATCATTCGGCCGCGCTGCTCGCGAATCTGCGGCGGCTCGATATCTCGCCGCGCCGTATCGTGCTCGAAGTGCTCGAGCAACGGGCCGAAGACATCGAACGTCTGGCCGATGCCGTGCGGCAGTTCCGCGAGCGCGGCTTCCTGATCGCACTCGACGATTTCGGCGCGGGACACTCGAACGTCGAACGCATCTGGCAGTTGAATCCCGACATCGTGAAGCTCGACCGGGTCATGCTGTCGCACGCCGCGCATCGCGCGGACATGGCGGCGATCCTGCCTGGGCTCGTTGCGCTGCTGCACGAAGCGGGCAAGCTCGTGTTGATCGAAGGTGTCGAGACCGAGCATGAAGCGCAGATGGCGCTCGCGTGCAACGCGGATTTCGTGCAGGGCTTTTTCTTCGGCCGACCGAATCCCGGTGTGGCGGACAGCGTGCAGGCCGCGCAGTGCATCGGCGAGCTGACCGATCGCCACCGCATACAGACCGAAGCGCGCGAGCGGCAGAACGCGGCGCGCCTCGCGCCGTATGTACGCGCTTTCGAACGGGCCGCCGAGCGTCTGAGTGCCGGCGAAGCGCTCGACGAGGTGTGCTGGAATTTTCTCGCGCTCGACCACGCGGCACGCTGCTTCCTGCTTGATGCGAACGGCCGGCAGTCGGGGAGCAACGTCGTGCTGCGCGCGGACCGTGCCGCGCACGAGACGCGTTTTCTGCCGCTCGCCGATGCACAGGGCGCAAACTGGCTGCGTCGGCCGTACTTCCGTGCGGCGATCGCGGCGCCCGAGCGCGTGCATGTGACGCGGCCGTATCTGTCGATCAACGAGGCGATGCCGTGCGTGACGCTGTCGGTGGTGACGCGGATCGGCGGCGAGACCTGCGTGCTGTGCGGCGATATCGACTGGCTCGATGAGGAGCGCATCTGA
- a CDS encoding ImmA/IrrE family metallo-endopeptidase yields the protein MPQVNPQILVWAREAAGLGIDEAARALQLGGARQRGPEVLGEYEQGTKAPSRPLLLKMAKVYRRSLLTFYLQQPPVKSERGEDFRTLPGDRGYESAPKLDALVRDVFVRQRLVRSILEDVEEAEPLNFVGSITLAQPVDFAAKLICKRLSFDLNEFRRKKTVEEAFSYIRELTEKLGVFVLLIGNLGTHHTALGTDVFRGFALAEKVAPFIVVNDQDAKVAWSFTLLHELAHIWLGRTGLSGADFEQKIEQFCNDIASEILLPEAELDELRQLGGDRQEVISVISAFASRRKVSRALVVYRLLKRRQIDRKQWLDLTEEFRRSWEAERARKKEQAADAAGGPNYYVVKRHRVGNALVEFTRRAIAEGFVTPTKAGRILGVRPTNVQALVEVT from the coding sequence ATGCCGCAGGTCAACCCACAAATCCTCGTATGGGCTAGAGAAGCTGCTGGCCTCGGCATCGACGAGGCAGCCAGAGCGTTGCAGCTCGGTGGCGCTCGACAACGTGGACCTGAGGTACTCGGAGAATATGAGCAGGGTACAAAGGCGCCGAGCCGACCGCTGCTCCTCAAGATGGCGAAGGTCTATCGCCGATCGCTCCTTACGTTCTATCTCCAGCAACCCCCAGTGAAAAGCGAACGGGGCGAAGACTTCCGAACGCTTCCCGGAGACCGTGGGTACGAAAGCGCCCCTAAGCTGGATGCCCTCGTTCGAGATGTATTCGTCCGCCAACGTCTGGTGAGATCGATTCTCGAAGACGTGGAAGAGGCGGAGCCCTTGAATTTCGTCGGCAGTATCACATTGGCGCAACCTGTGGACTTTGCAGCCAAGTTGATCTGCAAACGGCTCTCGTTTGATCTGAACGAGTTTCGACGTAAAAAAACCGTCGAAGAAGCGTTTAGCTACATACGCGAATTAACCGAGAAACTTGGCGTCTTCGTACTTCTGATCGGCAACCTGGGCACGCATCACACAGCACTTGGCACGGATGTTTTCAGAGGTTTCGCGTTGGCTGAAAAAGTGGCGCCGTTCATCGTTGTCAACGATCAGGACGCGAAAGTAGCATGGTCGTTCACTCTGCTCCACGAGCTGGCGCATATCTGGCTTGGACGTACCGGTTTGAGCGGAGCGGATTTCGAGCAGAAGATCGAACAGTTCTGCAATGACATCGCAAGTGAAATTCTTCTGCCTGAGGCCGAACTAGATGAGCTTCGGCAATTAGGCGGCGACCGGCAGGAAGTGATTTCGGTCATCAGCGCCTTTGCGAGCCGACGTAAGGTGAGTCGTGCCCTCGTTGTCTATCGATTGCTGAAACGCCGTCAGATAGATCGCAAGCAGTGGTTGGATCTTACGGAAGAGTTTCGCCGGAGCTGGGAGGCAGAACGAGCCAGGAAGAAGGAGCAGGCAGCAGACGCAGCAGGAGGTCCGAACTACTACGTGGTGAAACGACACCGGGTAGGGAACGCGCTTGTCGAGTTCACACGTAGAGCGATTGCAGAGGGCTTTGTGACGCCGACCAAAGCGGGCCGCATCTTGGGGGTTAGACCGACCAATGTGCAGGCGTTGGTAGAGGTTACATGA
- a CDS encoding Na+/H+ antiporter, whose translation MEIVFTVLILLLAVAVSGIAVRLLPFSLPLPLVQIAIGAVLAWPVLGLHVTFDPEIFMLLFIPPLLFADGWRIPKREFFMQRRAILMLALGLVFMTVFAVGYFIHALVPEISLPVAFALAAVLSPTDAVALTGIAGKNKLPAQLMHILEGEALMNDASGLVALKFAVAAALTGVFSLREASISFVLIASGGLATGIAVTWLFSFISAHFLNLAAEGDPAPGVVMTLLIPFAAYLFAEHFECSGILAAVSAGMMMNYTKLAEAAAVATRMRMASTWTMIDFVFNGMVFILLGLQFPHVLGRALLDAHHTSNAQVWKLLGYVAAVALALYAMRFVWVWLLRWFASRGAAKRGVESAVPGLRTVTVTTVAGVRGAVTLAGVLSLPVALDDGSALPGRDTAIFIASGVILLSLLVAVIALPLLLSGWRRGRDPNAAEERLARTRGAQAAIRAVDDLHETATADLDESAAAYCTDVTARVMDIYRRRLATLTDEKETSEAARTAEALEFRMKLTAMRAERATLLGLRSTQEINDETLNKLMREVDLAETALTSRNRGKG comes from the coding sequence ATGGAAATTGTCTTTACCGTTCTGATCCTGCTGCTGGCGGTCGCCGTCTCCGGCATCGCGGTCCGGCTCTTACCGTTTTCGCTGCCGCTTCCGCTGGTGCAGATCGCGATCGGCGCCGTGCTCGCGTGGCCCGTACTCGGCCTGCATGTCACGTTCGATCCCGAGATCTTCATGCTGCTGTTCATTCCGCCGCTGCTGTTCGCGGACGGCTGGCGCATCCCGAAGCGCGAATTCTTCATGCAGCGTCGCGCGATCCTGATGCTCGCGCTCGGGCTCGTGTTCATGACGGTGTTCGCGGTGGGCTACTTCATCCATGCACTGGTGCCGGAGATTTCGCTGCCGGTTGCCTTCGCGCTCGCCGCAGTGTTGTCGCCAACCGATGCAGTGGCATTGACCGGTATCGCGGGCAAGAACAAGCTTCCGGCACAACTGATGCACATCCTCGAAGGCGAAGCGCTGATGAACGACGCGTCGGGTCTCGTCGCGCTCAAGTTCGCAGTCGCGGCCGCGCTGACCGGCGTGTTCTCGTTACGCGAAGCGTCGATCAGTTTCGTGTTGATCGCCTCCGGCGGACTCGCGACGGGCATTGCCGTCACCTGGCTCTTCAGCTTCATATCGGCGCATTTTCTGAACCTGGCGGCTGAAGGCGACCCGGCGCCCGGCGTGGTCATGACACTGCTGATTCCGTTCGCCGCCTATCTGTTCGCCGAGCACTTCGAGTGTTCGGGCATTCTCGCGGCTGTCTCGGCGGGCATGATGATGAACTACACGAAGCTCGCCGAGGCCGCCGCTGTCGCGACGCGCATGCGCATGGCGAGCACGTGGACGATGATCGATTTCGTGTTCAACGGCATGGTGTTCATTCTGCTCGGGCTGCAGTTTCCGCACGTGCTCGGCCGCGCGCTGCTCGATGCGCATCACACCAGTAACGCACAGGTGTGGAAACTGCTCGGCTATGTTGCGGCGGTAGCGCTCGCGCTCTACGCGATGCGCTTCGTGTGGGTGTGGCTGTTGCGCTGGTTTGCGAGCCGCGGGGCGGCGAAACGCGGTGTCGAAAGCGCGGTGCCGGGGCTGCGCACCGTCACGGTGACGACGGTGGCCGGTGTGCGCGGGGCCGTGACGCTGGCAGGCGTTCTGTCGCTGCCGGTCGCGCTCGACGACGGCTCTGCGCTGCCGGGGCGCGACACTGCGATCTTCATCGCATCGGGCGTCATACTGCTGTCGCTGCTGGTGGCGGTGATCGCGTTGCCGCTGCTGCTGAGCGGCTGGCGGCGCGGGCGCGATCCGAATGCGGCCGAGGAGCGCCTCGCGCGTACGCGCGGCGCGCAGGCGGCCATCCGCGCGGTCGACGATCTGCATGAAACCGCTACCGCCGATCTCGACGAATCGGCGGCGGCTTACTGCACCGACGTCACCGCGCGCGTGATGGACATCTACCGGCGCCGGCTCGCCACGCTCACCGACGAAAAGGAAACGAGCGAAGCCGCGCGCACGGCCGAAGCGCTTGAGTTCCGTATGAAGCTGACCGCGATGCGCGCGGAACGCGCGACGCTGCTCGGGTTGCGCAGCACGCAGGAGATCAACGACGAAACGTTGAACAAACTGATGCGGGAAGTGGACCTCGCGGAAACGGCGCTGACGAGCCGTAACCGCGGTAAAGGCTGA
- a CDS encoding ion channel, which translates to MATGSDDRRFDASASDTADAPMRRRGRRLKLDDRVVFAQGLPMPLWQDLYYQALRASWPSFFVSLAVLFLLLNTAFASLYMLGSTPIANQFPKGFAGAFFFSVETLATVGYGDMHPQTIYAHLVATVEIFIGMSGIALATGLIFARFSRPHAKIMFSRYAIVRMLDGKMTLVVRAANGRQNVIAEAHARLRLMRVEVTPEGYRSRKIRDLALIRDQHPIFQLGWSLMHIIDETSPLYGQTAESLAACDASLLAIIEGSDETTAQTMQQRKSWPAADIRWQYRYIDLMHDEDGVSYIDYSQFDEVVPLEPHEMIPAGVGADVQRG; encoded by the coding sequence ATGGCTACAGGCTCAGACGATCGCCGCTTCGACGCATCCGCGTCCGATACCGCCGATGCACCGATGCGCCGCCGCGGGCGCCGGCTGAAGCTGGACGATCGCGTCGTGTTCGCCCAGGGCCTGCCGATGCCGCTCTGGCAGGACCTCTACTACCAGGCGCTGCGGGCCAGTTGGCCATCGTTCTTCGTCTCGCTGGCGGTGCTGTTTCTGCTGCTCAATACCGCGTTCGCTTCGCTCTACATGCTCGGCAGCACGCCGATCGCCAACCAGTTTCCGAAGGGCTTTGCCGGCGCGTTTTTCTTCAGCGTCGAAACGCTGGCGACCGTCGGTTACGGCGACATGCATCCGCAGACGATCTACGCGCATCTGGTCGCGACCGTCGAGATCTTCATCGGCATGTCGGGCATCGCGCTGGCGACCGGGCTGATCTTCGCGCGTTTCTCGCGCCCTCACGCGAAGATCATGTTCTCGCGCTACGCGATCGTGCGGATGCTCGACGGGAAGATGACGCTCGTCGTGCGGGCGGCGAACGGGCGGCAGAATGTGATTGCGGAAGCGCACGCAAGGCTGCGGTTGATGCGTGTCGAAGTTACGCCGGAAGGCTATCGGTCGCGCAAGATTCGCGATCTTGCGCTGATACGCGACCAGCATCCGATCTTCCAGCTTGGCTGGAGCTTGATGCATATCATCGATGAAACGAGTCCGCTGTATGGGCAGACGGCGGAATCGCTGGCGGCTTGCGATGCATCGTTATTGGCGATCATCGAAGGCTCCGACGAAACCACCGCGCAGACGATGCAGCAACGCAAATCGTGGCCGGCTGCGGATATTCGCTGGCAGTACCGCTATATCGACTTGATGCACGATGAAGATGGGGTGAGCTATATCGACTACTCGCAGTTCGATGAGGTCGTGCCGCTTGAGCCGCATGAGATGATTCCGGCGGGGGTGGGGGCGGATGTGCAGCGGGGGTGA
- a CDS encoding copper homeostasis protein CutC, whose amino-acid sequence MPASPVLLEVIATAVADARLAAQAGADRLEIVTAMGEGGLTPSIGLIEAVVDAVPIPVNVIVRPHSRSFVFDAHDLAVMTRDVRAIVAAGAHGIVTGMLTEAREIDCEGLARLIDVAGDLAITFHRAFDEARDLHEAFDTLLGFEAVTNVLTSGGKPSVLDAADTIRLLVQQSAGSHCTVLAGAGLTVDAIAGFVRATGVAAVHFGSGVRIGGNGLAPVDPLQVARVRVLLDALA is encoded by the coding sequence ATGCCCGCTTCCCCTGTTCTGCTCGAAGTCATTGCGACGGCCGTCGCCGACGCGCGGCTCGCCGCGCAGGCCGGTGCCGACCGGCTCGAAATCGTTACCGCGATGGGCGAAGGCGGTCTCACGCCGAGCATCGGATTGATCGAAGCGGTAGTCGACGCCGTGCCGATTCCGGTGAACGTGATCGTGCGCCCGCATAGCCGTTCGTTTGTTTTCGATGCGCACGATCTTGCCGTGATGACGCGCGACGTTCGCGCGATCGTTGCAGCAGGCGCGCATGGCATCGTGACCGGTATGTTGACCGAGGCGCGTGAGATCGATTGCGAGGGGCTGGCGCGGTTGATCGATGTCGCCGGTGATCTGGCTATTACGTTTCATCGCGCGTTCGACGAAGCGCGCGATCTTCACGAAGCGTTCGATACGCTGCTCGGCTTCGAAGCCGTGACGAACGTGCTGACATCGGGCGGCAAACCTTCGGTACTGGATGCCGCCGATACGATCCGGCTGCTCGTGCAGCAATCAGCGGGATCGCACTGCACGGTGCTTGCGGGCGCGGGGCTGACTGTGGATGCGATTGCCGGTTTCGTGCGCGCGACCGGTGTCGCGGCGGTGCACTTCGGTTCGGGCGTGCGGATCGGCGGCAATGGTCTTGCGCCGGTCGATCCGCTGCAGGTGGCGCGCGTCAGGGTGCTGCTCGACGCGTTAGCCTGA
- a CDS encoding DUF4411 family protein, giving the protein MKLYLLDANVLITANRDYYSMEMVPVFWEWLLHMAERGHVKMPIETLEEVRDGGGKVKKDALVSWLNRADVYEKLVLEEDAVPEIVAAVMAKGYAPDLDETELEAVGRDPFLIAYAAADRDNRVVVSIEVSAPAKKRANRRVPDACHDNGVSVCNTFTMLRELGFTTAWIKPAA; this is encoded by the coding sequence ATGAAGCTATATCTCCTTGACGCTAACGTACTGATTACTGCCAATCGCGACTATTACTCAATGGAGATGGTGCCGGTATTCTGGGAATGGCTGCTGCACATGGCCGAGCGCGGGCACGTAAAGATGCCGATTGAGACGTTGGAGGAAGTGCGCGACGGCGGAGGCAAAGTCAAAAAAGACGCTTTGGTGAGTTGGCTCAATCGCGCAGACGTTTATGAGAAGCTCGTTTTGGAAGAAGATGCTGTCCCGGAAATCGTTGCTGCTGTCATGGCAAAGGGCTATGCACCTGATCTCGACGAAACCGAGCTTGAAGCAGTCGGGAGAGATCCCTTCCTGATAGCGTACGCCGCAGCAGACCGCGACAATCGAGTCGTGGTGTCGATCGAAGTGTCTGCGCCAGCCAAAAAGCGAGCGAATCGTCGGGTGCCGGACGCGTGTCACGACAATGGTGTTTCAGTCTGCAACACTTTCACAATGCTGCGGGAGCTTGGCTTCACAACTGCTTGGATTAAGCCAGCGGCATAA
- a CDS encoding indolepyruvate ferredoxin oxidoreductase family protein, protein MTARLPVDGTPALSDYRLSDNLTATRGRIFLTGTQALVRLALMQRDADRARGLSTAGFISGYRGSPLGMVDQQLWKAKKLLDSHDIRFLPAINEELGGTAVLGTQRVEADPERTVEGVFAMWYGKGPGVDRAGDALKHGNAYGSSAHGGVLVVAGDDHGCVSSSMPHQSDFAMMAWHMPVVNPSNVADMLEFGLYGWALSRYSGAWVGFKAISETVESGSTVDLDALRTTWDVPSGFEPPAGGLHNRWPDLPSLTIEARLAAKLDAVRHFARTNSIDKWIAPSPHANVGIVTCGKAHLDLMETLRRLDVTVADLEAAGVRIYKVGLSFPLEMTRIDAFVAGLSEVLVIEEKGPVIEQQIKDYLYNRQEGARPVVIGKHAQDGTLLLSSLGELRPSRILPVFANWLARHKPALDRRERVVDLVAPQILSNAADAVKRTPYFCSGCPHNTSTKVPEGSIAQAGIGCHFMASWMERDTTGLIQMGGEGVDWASHSMFTKTPHVFQNLGDGTYFHSGILAIRQAVAAKTNITYKILYNDAVAMTGGQPVDGSISVPQIARQVEAEGVSRFVVVSDEPEKYDGHHNLFPLGTTFHHRRELDTVQRLLRDIGGVTVLIYDQTCAAEKRRRRKKGEFPDPDKRLFINEAVCEGCGDCGVQSNCLSVEPVETPLGRKRRIDQSSCNKDYSCVNGFCPSFVTIEGGKLKKAAGVAFDVEALAKRVDALTVPTPQLDAAPYDILVTGVGGTGVVTVGALISMAAHLEGKSASVLDFMGFAQKGGSVLSFVRFAARDEWLNQVRIDTQQADVLLACDMVVGAGADALQTVRHGRTRIVVNTHAIPNATFVQNPDANLHADALYEKMRHAAGDERMSACDAQSLATRFLGDTIGANILMLGFAWQLGLVPVSLGALMRAIELNNVAVPMNQLAFAVGRLAAADPAALETLWQARHSAKPAVNLDTLDQLIADRETRLATYGGAAYVKRYRTLVDAARKAEGGANDDRIARAVATTFYRLLAVKDEYEVGRLHTDKAFREALEAQFEGVAGKDFGVKFNLAPPGLARSKHGEVPRKLTFGQWMWPVLGMLAKWRGLRGTMLDPFGKSLERRMERALAGDYENTLLRAFAVLQPDTAEVVAKLADLHARVRGYGHVKLANLAGVKRSERDLAAQLQIDAVTSAVVQQALAEVKGAGTLRGIPVVVAK, encoded by the coding sequence ATGACCGCCCGCCTGCCCGTCGACGGAACGCCCGCCCTCTCGGATTACCGTCTGTCGGACAACCTCACCGCTACGCGCGGCCGCATCTTCCTCACCGGTACTCAAGCGCTTGTGCGTCTCGCTTTGATGCAGCGCGACGCCGACCGCGCGCGTGGCCTGAGCACAGCGGGCTTTATCAGCGGCTATCGCGGCTCGCCGCTCGGTATGGTCGACCAGCAGTTGTGGAAAGCGAAGAAACTGCTCGACAGCCACGACATCCGCTTTCTTCCTGCAATCAACGAAGAACTCGGCGGCACGGCGGTGCTCGGCACACAGCGCGTCGAAGCAGACCCAGAACGCACCGTCGAAGGCGTGTTCGCGATGTGGTACGGCAAGGGACCAGGCGTCGACCGCGCCGGCGATGCACTGAAGCACGGCAACGCATACGGCTCGTCGGCACACGGCGGCGTACTCGTAGTAGCCGGCGACGACCACGGCTGCGTGTCGTCATCGATGCCGCATCAAAGCGACTTCGCGATGATGGCGTGGCACATGCCGGTCGTGAATCCGTCGAACGTCGCCGACATGCTCGAATTCGGTCTGTACGGCTGGGCGCTGTCGCGCTACTCGGGCGCGTGGGTCGGCTTCAAGGCGATTTCGGAAACCGTCGAATCGGGCTCGACCGTCGATCTCGATGCACTGCGCACCACATGGGATGTCCCGAGCGGTTTCGAGCCGCCCGCGGGCGGCCTGCACAACCGCTGGCCCGACCTGCCGAGCCTCACTATCGAAGCGCGCCTCGCCGCGAAGCTCGACGCGGTACGGCACTTTGCGCGCACCAACAGCATCGATAAATGGATCGCCCCGAGCCCGCACGCAAACGTCGGCATCGTCACGTGCGGCAAGGCGCATCTCGACCTGATGGAAACGTTGCGCCGGCTCGACGTGACGGTCGCGGACCTCGAAGCGGCAGGCGTGCGGATCTACAAGGTCGGCCTGTCGTTCCCGCTCGAAATGACGCGTATCGATGCGTTCGTCGCAGGGCTCTCCGAAGTGCTGGTGATCGAGGAGAAAGGTCCGGTCATCGAGCAGCAGATCAAGGACTATCTGTACAACCGCCAGGAGGGCGCGCGTCCGGTCGTGATCGGCAAGCACGCGCAGGACGGTACGCTGCTGCTGTCGTCGCTGGGCGAACTACGCCCGTCGCGCATCCTCCCCGTGTTCGCGAACTGGCTCGCGCGGCACAAGCCCGCGCTCGATCGCCGCGAGCGTGTGGTCGATCTCGTCGCGCCGCAAATCCTCTCGAACGCCGCCGATGCAGTGAAGCGCACTCCGTACTTCTGCTCGGGTTGTCCGCACAACACCTCGACGAAGGTGCCCGAAGGCTCGATCGCGCAAGCCGGCATCGGCTGCCACTTCATGGCGTCGTGGATGGAGCGCGACACGACGGGCCTGATCCAGATGGGCGGTGAAGGTGTCGACTGGGCCTCGCACTCGATGTTCACGAAGACGCCGCACGTGTTCCAGAACCTCGGCGACGGCACTTACTTTCACTCGGGCATTCTGGCGATCCGCCAGGCGGTCGCGGCGAAAACCAACATCACGTACAAGATTCTCTACAACGATGCGGTCGCGATGACGGGCGGACAGCCTGTGGACGGTAGCATCTCGGTGCCGCAGATCGCGCGCCAGGTCGAAGCGGAAGGCGTGTCGCGCTTCGTTGTTGTCAGCGACGAGCCGGAAAAGTACGACGGTCATCACAATCTCTTTCCGCTGGGCACGACGTTCCATCACCGGCGCGAACTCGATACGGTGCAGCGCCTGCTGCGCGACATCGGCGGTGTCACCGTGCTGATCTACGACCAGACCTGTGCCGCCGAAAAACGTCGGCGCCGGAAGAAAGGCGAGTTCCCCGATCCCGACAAGCGTCTCTTCATCAACGAAGCCGTCTGCGAAGGTTGCGGCGATTGCGGCGTGCAATCGAACTGCCTGTCGGTCGAGCCGGTCGAAACGCCGCTCGGCAGAAAGCGCCGCATCGACCAGTCGTCGTGCAACAAGGATTACTCGTGCGTGAACGGCTTCTGCCCGAGCTTCGTGACGATCGAAGGCGGCAAGCTGAAGAAAGCCGCGGGCGTCGCGTTCGACGTGGAAGCGCTGGCCAAGCGGGTCGATGCGCTCACCGTGCCGACGCCGCAACTCGACGCTGCACCGTATGACATCCTGGTAACGGGTGTCGGCGGTACCGGCGTCGTGACGGTGGGCGCATTGATCAGCATGGCCGCGCACCTCGAAGGCAAGAGCGCGTCGGTACTCGACTTCATGGGCTTTGCGCAGAAGGGCGGTTCGGTGCTGTCGTTCGTGCGCTTCGCTGCGCGCGACGAATGGCTGAACCAGGTGCGCATCGACACGCAACAGGCCGACGTATTGCTCGCCTGCGATATGGTGGTCGGCGCGGGCGCCGACGCGTTGCAAACCGTGCGTCATGGCCGCACCCGCATCGTTGTGAACACGCATGCGATTCCGAATGCGACGTTCGTGCAGAACCCCGACGCCAACCTGCACGCAGACGCGTTGTACGAAAAGATGCGCCACGCGGCCGGCGACGAACGCATGTCCGCCTGCGATGCGCAATCGCTGGCCACGCGCTTTCTCGGCGACACGATTGGCGCGAACATCCTGATGCTCGGCTTTGCGTGGCAACTCGGGCTCGTGCCGGTCTCGCTAGGCGCGTTGATGCGCGCAATCGAACTCAATAACGTGGCCGTGCCGATGAACCAGCTCGCGTTCGCAGTCGGCCGTCTCGCTGCCGCCGATCCGGCAGCGCTCGAAACGCTGTGGCAGGCGCGTCATTCGGCCAAACCGGCGGTGAATCTCGACACGCTCGACCAGTTGATCGCCGATCGCGAAACGCGTCTCGCAACCTATGGCGGCGCAGCGTACGTGAAGCGTTATCGCACGCTCGTCGATGCGGCACGCAAGGCCGAAGGCGGCGCCAACGACGACCGTATCGCACGCGCCGTCGCGACCACGTTCTATCGTCTGCTTGCTGTGAAGGACGAGTACGAGGTCGGTCGCCTGCATACGGACAAGGCGTTTCGCGAAGCACTCGAAGCGCAATTCGAAGGCGTAGCGGGTAAAGATTTCGGCGTGAAATTCAATCTCGCACCACCGGGACTTGCGCGTTCGAAGCACGGTGAAGTGCCGCGCAAATTGACGTTCGGACAGTGGATGTGGCCCGTGCTCGGCATGCTTGCAAAGTGGCGTGGACTGCGCGGCACGATGCTCGATCCGTTCGGCAAATCGCTTGAACGGCGCATGGAACGCGCGCTTGCTGGCGACTACGAAAACACCCTGCTGCGAGCCTTCGCCGTGTTGCAGCCCGATACCGCCGAAGTCGTCGCGAAGCTCGCCGATCTGCATGCACGTGTGCGCGGTTATGGCCACGTGAAGCTTGCGAATCTCGCGGGCGTGAAGCGCAGCGAGCGCGATCTGGCTGCGCAGTTGCAGATCGATGCGGTGACGTCAGCGGTGGTTCAGCAGGCGCTCGCTGAGGTGAAAGGCGCGGGTACGTTGCGTGGTATTCCGGTGGTTGTGGCGAAGTAA